From the Aphis gossypii isolate Hap1 unplaced genomic scaffold, ASM2018417v2 Contig00341, whole genome shotgun sequence genome, one window contains:
- the LOC126553849 gene encoding uncharacterized protein LOC126553849: protein MLLHIVKGSTSFQSLRTVKNVIYDTFQGACKALGLLDDESHWENTLSEPVVHLNICCTPKSLRCLFAIMLTFCRITDPLKLWQNYRESMADDILHRKRQELSSNDISFDQIIFDEALFELNKEVEVLSGKSIEHFVFPYR, encoded by the coding sequence ATGCTGCTCCATATAGTTAAAGGTTCAACTTCTTTTCAAAGTCTTCGCACAGTGAAAAATGTCATTTATGACACTTTTCAAGGTGCATGCAAAGCGTTGGGTTTATTGGATGACGAGTCTCATTGGGAAAACACGCTATCAGAACCGGTTGTACACCTAAATATATGTTGTACACCTAAATCACTAAGATGTTTATTTGCTATCATGCTAACTTTTTGTCGAATTACTGATCCTTTGAAGCTTTGGCAAAATTATCGTGAAAGTATGGCAGACGATATACTGCATCGAAAACGACAGGAATTGTCATCAAATGATATTAGTTTTgaccaaattatatttgatgaagctttatttgaattaaacaaAGAAGTGGAAGTTTTATCGGGGAAATCTATAGAACATTTTGTTTTCCCTTACCGATAA
- the LOC126553833 gene encoding uncharacterized protein LOC126553833, giving the protein MLFNQYIVDQYAKIESERLAFIRHNQKTLRAESYIHLQDALRSNEQSNNIGQLVILPSSFTGGPRYLHEKTQDAMTYVKNYGKPDLFITMTCNPHWPEILNNIHTNSKPQDRYDIVNRFFHLKVQKLLTLINKHNIFGPSRCYMYTVEWQKRGLPHIHLLLWLTNKIQPDQIDSVITAEIPNKEEDQELYDIVVKHMIHGPCGAFNHNSPCMVEGKCSKKFPKQFQRNTSSGDDGYPKYRRLSPEEGGKICTIPNHEIDNRWIVPYNKLLLKAATKLRLACSRQMKWTNISLVATFVAQKQFGGFYHLVYTREH; this is encoded by the exons ATGTTATTTAACCAATATATAGTTGATCAGTATGCCAAAATCGAATCTGAGCGTTTGGCGTTTATAAGACACAATCAAAAGACATTACGTGCAGAAAGTTATATTCATCTACAGGACGCATTGCGCTCAAATGAACAAAGCAATAACATTGGACAATTAGTTATATTGCCATCAAGTTTTACGGGGGGACCGAGGTATCTTCATGAAAAAACACAGGATGCAATGACTTACGTAAAAAATTATGGTAAACCAGATTTATTCATCACGATGACATGTAATCCACACTGGCCCGAgatcttaaataatatccaTACTAATTCAAAACCTCAAGATAGATACGACATagtaaatcgattttttcatttaaaggtGCAAAAGCTGTTAACTctcattaataaacataatatatttggccCTTCACGGTGTTATATGTATACGGTTGAATGGCAAAAGCGTGGGTTACCACATATACACCTTCTTCTTTGGCTTACAAACAAAATCCAACCGGACCAAATTGACAGTGTAATTACAGCTGAAATACCAAATAAAGAAGAAGATCAAGAACTGTATGATATTGTTGTAAAGCACATGATTCATGGACCATGTGGGGCTTTTAACCATAACTCACCATGCATGGTTGAGGGGAAATGTTCTAAGAAATTCCCAAAACAATTTCAGAGAAATACCTCTTCTGGTGACGATGGCTATCCAAAGTATAGAAGATTATCACCCGAAGAAGGTGgaaaaatatgtactattcCAAATCATGAAATTGACAATAGATGGATTGTACCCTACAACAAACTTTTGCTTAAA gcAGCGACCAAGCTACGTTTAGCGTGCAGTCGACAGATGAAGTGGACCAATATCAGTCTGGTCGCTACATTTGTAGCTCAGAAGCAATTTGGCGGATTTTATCATTTAGTATACACGAGAGAGCACTAA